In one Mucilaginibacter ginsenosidivorax genomic region, the following are encoded:
- a CDS encoding SusC/RagA family TonB-linked outer membrane protein has translation MFNNDTTVRRDTTVKDSLLKDSTNFIKKRTIYNFFTDSVTKKPYELSLFPAVSLQQLLKGKFAGLYVQEPSGEPGSVQNMFIRGAPMPLLSQREVYQSQPLVVLDGIPIITEHPFAFDIQQYEFNRPGPATNIFAGIDMNNIASIEVLKDLAATAVYGPRAVNGVIVLSSKTPGASRSITFDSYIGLAQRPQVTTINGKYENAFRQRFYDQYTTNGRYSDDENYPIYLSDSLNNVYSGKADWSDLYYRNALVYGINFGISGGTNRANFRFSLGDMKNEGVADGTALNRYSAMFNINMKPVKWLLFSTMVNANRLDRTRNKNLRDRFAQINYFPDLSAPLPPNKDYYANYLKEYQKGFDNNKTNIIDGYARIGVEFGKFNFSTTFGVDYNEGYRDVFYARTLLQGNSYASNYFGFNQRLMLDNKATYSFNLNKVHDFQMEVGQSTQWNIYKYSNAYAYKGVNDFIKINLLNSDPNDPNYLTPVAFPRELTYRFLDKTRDNLVSFYGKVDYTLKEKYLLSVTLRADGSSNAQPTSRWFYSPVVSAAWNIKKEILKDNTTVNDLLLRVSAGRLGRLNAYDNYAQGPQYTASVGYTGNLTVPGYNAFGVLTRPYSTGWIGYGIPWSYSDQLNLGVDAGLLNNRLHLSVDWYNKDEKNQLIGIPAFAEYGYKQSIESGMAVNNSGIDVSIAANIINHKNFGWSSSLNLNHNTNKLKALPRGLNEIIIGDKLLKVGQPVDQYWLLVNDGIYTSNDQVPVVNGQPTKYNGIPLQAGDPKWRDLNGDNAIDNNDKILTGHSLPKISGGFDNNFRYGNWSLNLNFYFNLGRNLINQEMANRFDFINREGNSDVNSVKEITYWEKRGDYSKYPLYNPWSTVIPYRVDQNLFLENASFLKLRTVLVGYDLTKTLRRKSINVTRFYVYASVNNVFTITPYTGQDPELVNYNGYDTGYGLPIPRTYTLGVKMEL, from the coding sequence GTGTTTAACAACGACACCACAGTTCGTCGCGATACAACTGTTAAGGACTCGTTGCTAAAGGATAGTACCAACTTTATAAAAAAGCGTACTATTTATAACTTTTTTACCGATAGCGTTACTAAAAAACCTTATGAGTTATCCTTATTTCCTGCAGTTTCATTACAACAACTTTTAAAAGGGAAATTCGCCGGCCTATATGTTCAGGAGCCTTCGGGCGAGCCTGGTTCTGTGCAAAACATGTTTATACGGGGCGCGCCGATGCCTTTGTTATCGCAAAGGGAAGTTTACCAATCACAGCCGCTTGTGGTACTTGATGGTATCCCGATAATAACCGAACACCCGTTTGCTTTTGATATTCAGCAATATGAGTTTAACAGGCCCGGCCCTGCTACTAACATATTTGCCGGTATTGATATGAACAATATTGCTTCTATTGAAGTACTGAAGGATTTGGCGGCTACTGCGGTTTATGGGCCACGGGCTGTAAACGGAGTAATTGTTTTATCCTCAAAAACGCCCGGCGCATCAAGGAGCATCACTTTTGATTCGTATATCGGGTTAGCGCAACGGCCGCAGGTAACAACCATAAATGGTAAGTACGAAAACGCTTTCAGGCAAAGGTTTTACGATCAGTATACTACCAACGGCAGATATTCTGATGATGAAAATTATCCTATTTATTTAAGCGATTCGCTAAATAATGTTTATAGCGGAAAAGCCGACTGGAGCGATCTTTATTATCGTAATGCTTTAGTTTATGGTATCAACTTCGGCATCTCAGGTGGTACAAACCGGGCGAATTTCCGCTTTTCTTTAGGAGATATGAAAAATGAAGGGGTTGCTGATGGAACAGCGCTAAATCGGTATAGCGCCATGTTTAACATCAATATGAAACCCGTAAAGTGGCTTTTGTTTTCAACCATGGTAAATGCTAACAGGTTGGATCGCACCCGTAATAAAAATTTACGAGATAGGTTTGCACAGATCAATTACTTTCCGGATTTGAGCGCCCCCTTGCCGCCCAATAAAGATTATTACGCCAACTATCTTAAAGAGTATCAAAAAGGCTTCGACAATAACAAAACCAACATCATTGATGGGTATGCAAGGATTGGCGTTGAATTTGGAAAATTCAATTTCAGTACCACTTTTGGTGTAGATTATAATGAAGGTTATCGTGATGTGTTTTATGCCCGTACACTTTTGCAGGGTAATAGTTACGCATCAAATTACTTTGGCTTTAACCAAAGATTAATGTTGGATAATAAAGCAACATACTCTTTCAATCTAAACAAAGTACATGATTTTCAGATGGAGGTTGGACAATCAACCCAATGGAATATTTACAAATACAGCAATGCGTATGCATATAAAGGGGTAAACGATTTTATCAAAATAAACCTGCTAAACTCAGACCCCAATGATCCTAATTATTTAACTCCCGTTGCCTTTCCACGTGAATTAACATATCGCTTTTTAGATAAAACCAGGGACAACCTGGTGTCGTTTTATGGCAAAGTAGATTACACACTAAAAGAAAAATACCTGTTATCGGTTACATTACGTGCTGATGGTTCATCAAACGCTCAGCCAACAAGCCGTTGGTTTTATTCGCCTGTAGTTTCTGCAGCATGGAATATTAAAAAAGAGATACTGAAGGATAACACTACAGTCAATGACCTTTTATTGCGTGTTAGCGCAGGTAGGTTAGGGCGATTGAATGCATATGATAATTATGCACAAGGTCCGCAGTATACCGCATCGGTAGGCTATACCGGTAATTTAACTGTACCTGGTTATAATGCATTTGGTGTATTAACCAGGCCATACTCAACCGGGTGGATTGGCTACGGTATCCCATGGTCGTATTCAGATCAGCTTAATCTTGGCGTAGATGCCGGTTTACTTAACAACCGTTTACACTTATCTGTTGACTGGTACAATAAAGACGAAAAGAACCAGCTTATTGGCATACCTGCCTTTGCCGAGTACGGTTATAAGCAATCTATAGAAAGTGGGATGGCTGTAAATAACAGCGGTATAGATGTTTCTATAGCAGCCAATATAATCAATCATAAAAATTTTGGCTGGTCATCATCTTTAAACCTCAACCACAATACCAATAAATTAAAGGCACTACCAAGAGGCTTAAATGAAATTATAATTGGTGATAAGCTTTTAAAGGTTGGCCAGCCGGTTGATCAATACTGGCTTTTAGTGAACGATGGTATTTATACTTCAAATGACCAGGTACCGGTGGTTAACGGACAACCCACTAAGTATAACGGCATCCCACTGCAGGCAGGTGATCCTAAATGGCGCGATTTGAATGGCGATAACGCCATTGACAATAACGACAAAATATTAACAGGCCATTCGTTGCCCAAAATATCGGGTGGTTTTGATAATAATTTCAGATACGGTAACTGGAGCTTAAACCTCAATTTTTATTTTAACCTGGGCCGAAACCTGATTAACCAGGAGATGGCTAACCGGTTTGATTTTATTAACAGGGAAGGTAATAGTGATGTTAACTCTGTTAAAGAAATTACTTATTGGGAAAAACGTGGAGATTACAGCAAGTACCCTTTATATAATCCATGGAGCACAGTAATTCCTTACCGTGTTGATCAGAATTTATTTCTTGAAAATGCTTCATTCCTGAAATTGAGGACGGTGTTAGTTGGGTACGACCTTACCAAAACACTGCGTAGAAAAAGCATAAACGTGACGCGGTTTTATGTGTATGCATCAGTAAATAATGTATTTACCATCACTCCTTACACCGGGCAGGACCCCGAGCTGGTAAATTATAACGGGTATGATACAGGCTACGGACTGCCAATCCCAAGAACCTACACATTAGGAGTGAAAATGGAATTATAG
- a CDS encoding SDR family oxidoreductase, whose amino-acid sequence MKVFVTGATGFVGSAIVQELLGAGHQVLGLARSEAAADKLLAAGATVHRGDLEDLDSLRSGATAADGVIHAGFIHDFSRFKEVCEVDRLAIGAIGEALAGSEKPFIVTSGTALVSPGRLATEDIIQQPNPAFPRASEAAADAAAALGVKTSIIRLSPSVHGNGDLHGFVPILINIARQKGVSAYVGNGLNRWNAVHRLDAVHLYRLALENGGKGSRFHAAAEEGVTFKAIAEAIAKQLNIPSVSVSPEEAVEYFGWFAGFAAIDCPASSKLTQEWLNWHPTQPTLLADLEQGVYNNI is encoded by the coding sequence ATGAAAGTATTTGTTACAGGGGCCACGGGCTTCGTCGGTTCTGCCATTGTACAGGAATTATTAGGTGCCGGTCACCAGGTTTTGGGCCTTGCCCGTTCGGAGGCTGCTGCAGATAAATTGCTGGCGGCGGGAGCCACGGTGCATCGCGGCGACCTGGAGGACCTGGATAGTTTGAGGAGCGGTGCAACAGCAGCCGACGGTGTAATCCACGCAGGTTTTATACACGATTTTAGCAGGTTTAAAGAAGTATGCGAAGTAGACAGGCTGGCTATAGGGGCCATTGGCGAAGCGCTGGCAGGGTCAGAAAAGCCATTTATCGTAACATCGGGTACCGCCCTGGTTAGCCCTGGCAGGCTGGCTACCGAGGATATCATACAGCAACCCAATCCCGCGTTTCCCCGGGCTTCAGAGGCAGCAGCAGATGCCGCCGCCGCACTGGGTGTAAAAACTTCAATAATCCGTTTGTCTCCATCCGTACATGGCAATGGCGATCTTCATGGTTTTGTACCTATACTCATTAACATTGCCCGCCAAAAAGGTGTTTCCGCTTATGTAGGTAATGGCCTTAACCGCTGGAACGCGGTGCACCGGCTGGATGCCGTCCATTTGTACCGGCTGGCTTTAGAAAACGGAGGCAAAGGCAGCCGGTTTCATGCCGCTGCCGAAGAAGGAGTTACATTTAAGGCTATTGCCGAAGCTATCGCAAAGCAACTCAATATTCCGTCTGTGTCTGTATCTCCTGAAGAGGCTGTTGAATACTTCGGCTGGTTTGCGGGTTTTGCCGCTATTGACTGCCCGGCTTCAAGCAAACTTACACAGGAATGGCTGAACTGGCATCCCACACAACCAACTTTACTTGCCGACCTGGAGCAGGGTGTATACAACAATATATAA
- a CDS encoding NAD(P)H-binding protein — MKIVVTGSLGNIGKPLTQILVGQGHHVTVVSSNPKKQQDIETLGAKAAIGSIADIEFLARTFTGANAVYGMIPLSFTEPDLGSYLRRMAQNYTQALQRAQVKRVVVMSGWAADLVQAENVEDVFDVLTGVSITVMRPASFYTNFYQSMDLIRGKGLMGKLLTLRYSGLWALLSGKTGLLMGNYGGDDRTVFVSPLDIADAVAEELLLHPEKKTTRYVGSEEMACNEAAQIIGKAIGKPWLKWVLLTDKQMLQGMKMAGLPEKLAETLVEMQAAMHSGKTLQNFHRSQPRMGKVKLADFAKEFAVVYHKK, encoded by the coding sequence ATGAAAATTGTTGTTACCGGTTCATTAGGGAATATAGGTAAACCATTAACGCAAATACTCGTTGGCCAGGGGCACCACGTAACTGTCGTCAGCAGCAATCCCAAAAAACAACAGGACATTGAAACTTTAGGCGCAAAAGCGGCTATCGGCTCCATTGCCGATATTGAATTCCTGGCCCGCACCTTTACAGGGGCGAACGCGGTTTACGGCATGATACCACTAAGTTTTACCGAACCAGACCTGGGTAGCTATTTACGCCGTATGGCACAAAACTACACACAGGCGCTGCAACGGGCCCAAGTTAAGCGGGTGGTAGTGATGAGCGGCTGGGCGGCTGATTTGGTACAAGCAGAGAATGTTGAAGATGTTTTTGATGTGCTCACCGGTGTTTCCATCACCGTTATGCGGCCGGCCTCTTTTTATACCAACTTCTATCAATCGATGGACCTTATCCGGGGCAAAGGGCTCATGGGAAAACTCCTAACCTTGCGTTACTCCGGTTTGTGGGCCTTGCTAAGCGGCAAAACCGGCCTGCTGATGGGGAATTACGGCGGGGATGACCGAACGGTTTTTGTATCACCCCTTGACATTGCCGACGCAGTGGCGGAGGAGTTACTGTTGCATCCCGAAAAGAAAACTACCCGCTACGTAGGCAGCGAGGAAATGGCCTGTAATGAAGCCGCCCAAATTATTGGCAAGGCTATAGGCAAGCCCTGGCTTAAATGGGTATTGCTCACAGACAAGCAAATGCTACAGGGCATGAAGATGGCCGGGTTACCAGAAAAACTGGCCGAAACACTGGTAGAAATGCAGGCCGCAATGCACAGCGGCAAAACCCTACAGAATTTTCACCGTAGCCAGCCAAGAATGGGTAAAGTTAAACTGGCCGACTTTGCTAAAGAATTTGCCGTGGTGTATCACAAAAAATAA
- a CDS encoding helix-turn-helix domain-containing protein, with protein MSSNQPLRFKTITEYHRAAGLPKPEHPLISLVWMDTVTPPITKGSFSLIFDFYSISMKRVHNAKFKYGQQASDFDEGVLFFMAPGQVFGIELENNTMHRPEGWMILIHPDFLWNTTLAKTIRQYEFFSYSVYEALYLSDKEENMLTGIVQNIEQEYHANIDRFSQNVIIAQLELLLTYAERFYQRQFITRKIASHEILTRLEDLLSAYFNSGSLAKQGLPGVAYIAENLNISPGYLSGLLKSLTGQSTQQHLHDKLIELAKEKLSTTNLSVSEIAYELGFEHLQSFSKLFKTKTNLSPLEFRHSFN; from the coding sequence ATGAGCAGCAATCAGCCTTTACGGTTCAAAACCATTACCGAATATCACCGGGCGGCGGGGCTACCCAAGCCAGAACACCCGCTAATCAGCCTGGTTTGGATGGATACTGTTACTCCGCCCATAACCAAAGGTTCGTTCAGCCTCATCTTCGATTTTTACTCTATTTCGATGAAAAGGGTACACAACGCTAAATTCAAGTATGGCCAGCAGGCGAGCGATTTTGACGAAGGCGTATTGTTTTTTATGGCACCCGGCCAGGTTTTTGGTATTGAGCTTGAAAATAACACGATGCATAGACCCGAAGGTTGGATGATACTGATACACCCGGATTTTTTATGGAACACAACGCTGGCAAAAACCATCAGGCAGTACGAATTTTTTAGCTATTCTGTATATGAGGCCTTGTACCTTTCTGATAAGGAAGAAAACATGCTTACAGGCATTGTACAAAACATTGAGCAGGAGTATCACGCCAATATCGACCGGTTTAGCCAAAATGTGATCATCGCGCAGCTGGAACTGTTACTTACCTATGCCGAGCGCTTTTACCAACGCCAGTTTATTACCCGCAAGATTGCCAGCCACGAGATACTAACGCGTTTGGAAGATCTGCTTTCTGCCTATTTCAACAGCGGCAGCCTTGCTAAACAAGGTTTACCCGGTGTGGCCTATATTGCCGAAAACTTAAATATTTCGCCCGGCTATCTCAGTGGGCTGCTAAAGTCGCTTACGGGCCAAAGCACACAGCAACATCTTCACGATAAGCTAATTGAACTCGCTAAGGAGAAGCTATCAACAACCAACCTGTCTGTCAGCGAAATTGCTTACGAACTGGGCTTTGAGCACCTGCAATCTTTCAGCAAATTATTCAAAACAAAAACTAATTTGTCGCCGCTGGAATTTCGCCACTCTTTCAATTAA
- a CDS encoding NmrA family NAD(P)-binding protein, which produces MKIIITGSLGNISKPLTEKLVHNGHQVTVISTRPERQAEIENIGAQAAIGSMEDVDFLTATFATADAVYCMESLAPNAFFDKDLDVSAAIIQICKNYQKAIQESGVKKVIHLSSIGAHTDKGVGLLAFHYQAEQIFNELDDDVSIKFMRPVGFYYNMLAFIPTIKAQGTIVSNYGGDNKEPWVSPLDIASVIAQEFEKPFEGRTVRYIASDEVAPNEVAAVLGQAVGKPDLQWTAIPDEAFLNRLVSFGMNPQTARGFTEMNAARLNGILYEDYYKHRPELGPHKLNDYAKEFAAIYHQQ; this is translated from the coding sequence ATGAAAATTATCATTACAGGTTCTTTAGGGAACATTAGCAAACCATTGACAGAAAAATTGGTACATAACGGGCACCAGGTTACCGTCATCAGTACGAGGCCGGAAAGACAGGCGGAGATTGAAAATATCGGCGCGCAAGCAGCGATAGGATCCATGGAAGACGTTGATTTTTTAACAGCCACCTTCGCAACGGCGGATGCTGTATACTGCATGGAATCTCTTGCACCAAACGCTTTTTTTGATAAAGATTTGGATGTATCAGCCGCCATTATCCAAATATGCAAAAATTACCAAAAGGCTATTCAGGAATCAGGCGTTAAGAAGGTTATTCATTTAAGCAGCATCGGGGCTCATACCGATAAGGGCGTTGGTCTTTTGGCGTTTCATTATCAAGCAGAGCAGATTTTTAATGAACTGGACGATGATGTGAGCATTAAGTTTATGCGCCCCGTTGGTTTTTATTATAACATGCTGGCATTTATACCCACCATAAAGGCCCAGGGCACCATTGTAAGTAATTACGGAGGCGATAACAAAGAGCCCTGGGTTTCGCCACTGGATATTGCAAGTGTTATAGCCCAGGAGTTTGAGAAGCCGTTTGAGGGCCGCACCGTTCGTTATATTGCCAGCGATGAGGTGGCTCCGAATGAGGTTGCAGCGGTTTTAGGCCAGGCGGTGGGTAAGCCCGATCTGCAGTGGACAGCCATCCCGGATGAGGCGTTTTTAAATAGACTTGTGAGTTTCGGCATGAACCCGCAAACAGCCAGGGGGTTTACGGAGATGAATGCCGCGCGGTTGAATGGTATACTTTATGAAGATTATTATAAACACCGCCCGGAGTTGGGGCCGCATAAGCTGAACGATTATGCCAAAGAATTTGCAGCAATTTACCACCAACAATAG
- a CDS encoding FAD-dependent oxidoreductase produces the protein MNIQHKNIAIIGGGPGGLTLARLLQLKGANVKVYERDVNAAVRVQGGALDLHAESGLAALTKAGLMDEFKTHYRPGAELVRVTDSQLAVYADQHAEITNEKFGDKNYRPEIDRGPLREILLNSLLPGTVVWDSHIVSIEQIQDTWRLVFKNGNTIMADLVIGADGANSKIRPFVTGIKPYWTGITMLEGSLKDGAKTAPVIHQLLKGGKIFAYGNQKTLIVSSKGDGSFGFAVSFKSDEFWAKESGVNFNDNQQVLAWFKKEFAEWNPAWWELFESADTLFIPRPQYCMPLDQKWDAKPNITLLGDAAHWMPPFAGEGVNMAMLDALQLSEALTDAKFSDTRQAIAHYEKQMFARFGRIGQATLFNTEWMHQPDALKQMLAMFGKNKLKQGLFIGNYLVKVMVMPAIRKAIGLPPVQKILR, from the coding sequence ATGAACATTCAACACAAAAACATCGCCATCATTGGCGGCGGCCCGGGCGGCTTAACACTTGCACGGCTGCTGCAGCTAAAAGGAGCAAACGTGAAAGTTTATGAACGAGACGTGAATGCAGCGGTAAGAGTGCAGGGCGGCGCACTTGATCTGCACGCCGAGTCGGGCCTGGCTGCTTTAACTAAAGCAGGCTTGATGGATGAATTTAAAACCCACTACCGCCCTGGAGCCGAACTTGTACGTGTAACGGACAGCCAGCTGGCCGTTTATGCCGATCAGCACGCCGAAATAACTAACGAAAAATTTGGCGACAAAAACTATCGTCCCGAAATTGACAGGGGGCCACTTAGGGAGATTTTATTGAATTCGTTATTGCCCGGCACAGTTGTTTGGGACAGCCATATTGTATCCATTGAACAAATACAAGATACCTGGAGGCTGGTTTTTAAAAACGGTAACACCATCATGGCCGATTTAGTTATCGGTGCCGATGGAGCGAACAGCAAGATAAGGCCATTTGTTACCGGTATTAAACCCTACTGGACGGGTATCACCATGTTGGAAGGCTCGCTCAAAGATGGTGCAAAAACAGCCCCGGTAATTCATCAATTGTTAAAGGGTGGAAAAATATTTGCCTATGGAAACCAAAAAACGCTGATTGTTAGTTCAAAAGGCGACGGAAGTTTTGGTTTTGCCGTCAGCTTTAAATCTGATGAGTTTTGGGCGAAGGAAAGCGGCGTCAACTTTAATGACAACCAGCAGGTACTGGCCTGGTTTAAAAAGGAGTTTGCAGAATGGAACCCGGCTTGGTGGGAACTGTTTGAAAGTGCCGATACGCTGTTTATCCCCCGCCCCCAGTACTGTATGCCACTTGACCAAAAATGGGACGCCAAACCCAACATTACGCTACTGGGCGATGCGGCCCATTGGATGCCGCCCTTTGCAGGCGAAGGCGTTAATATGGCCATGCTGGATGCACTGCAACTGAGCGAAGCCCTTACCGATGCCAAATTCAGCGATACCCGGCAAGCTATCGCCCATTATGAAAAGCAAATGTTCGCCCGGTTCGGCAGGATTGGGCAGGCTACCTTATTCAACACCGAATGGATGCATCAACCCGATGCTTTAAAACAAATGCTGGCGATGTTTGGTAAAAACAAACTCAAGCAAGGGTTATTTATCGGTAATTACCTTGTTAAAGTGATGGTTATGCCTGCAATCCGTAAAGCGATAGGCCTGCCCCCTGTCCAAAAAATACTCCGATGA
- a CDS encoding helix-turn-helix domain-containing protein → MPLNNADKLMVKEGFELKTTQPAAGLADFVESFWMIRNDSANAREIVVLPDGRFDIIFSVAANQPFHATLRGLDTQPDQASIPAHMVMFAVSFKLLAIEYLLDIKMASILNEGRLLPPGFWNVTADDLGDFETFCQKTTATMLGLVKTGIDNRKQKLFRLIYASNGSLTVQQLSDSVGWSSRQINRYFNEQFGISLKAYCNIFRFRASLQQIRDGKLFPEQNFADQTHFIKEIKKFSGVVPKELAKNQNDRFILLSALPKG, encoded by the coding sequence ATGCCGCTTAACAATGCCGATAAATTAATGGTAAAAGAGGGTTTCGAATTAAAAACCACCCAGCCTGCCGCCGGGCTTGCCGACTTTGTGGAAAGCTTCTGGATGATCCGGAATGATTCGGCTAACGCCAGGGAGATTGTTGTACTGCCCGACGGGCGGTTTGATATTATATTTTCTGTTGCTGCCAACCAGCCTTTTCATGCCACACTGCGGGGGCTTGACACCCAGCCCGATCAGGCCTCAATTCCCGCCCATATGGTGATGTTTGCCGTTAGTTTTAAATTATTGGCTATTGAGTACCTGTTGGATATCAAAATGGCCTCTATATTAAATGAAGGGCGGCTTTTACCGCCTGGGTTTTGGAACGTCACCGCTGATGACCTGGGAGATTTTGAAACCTTCTGTCAAAAGACAACTGCAACGATGCTTGGCCTTGTTAAAACAGGTATTGACAACCGTAAGCAAAAATTGTTTCGCCTGATTTATGCTTCCAATGGGTCGCTAACTGTTCAGCAATTGTCCGATAGCGTGGGTTGGAGCAGCAGGCAAATCAATCGTTATTTTAATGAGCAGTTTGGCATTTCTTTAAAAGCGTATTGCAATATTTTCCGGTTCAGGGCATCCCTGCAGCAGATCAGGGACGGCAAGCTTTTCCCGGAGCAGAATTTTGCCGATCAAACACATTTTATTAAAGAGATTAAAAAGTTTTCGGGCGTGGTGCCGAAAGAATTAGCCAAAAATCAAAACGACCGATTTATACTATTATCGGCTTTGCCTAAGGGGTAG